The genomic region AACCTGCGGAGCGCTTGCGCGGGATGACGGCCTCAGAACTGCGGCTCGAACACTGTCTGAAGGGCGACCCGCGCCGGATTGAGCGGACCCTGCAACTGTCTTTTCCGGGCGCCCAGGACGCCTCTGGCCGTTGGGGAATCAGCCGCAGCAGTTTCCGCCAGGGCGGGCTCCCCATGGAACTTCTGGTGATCACCGATCTTCGCCGGGCCCTGCGGGAAGAAGAGCTGCAGGCCTGGCAGCGCCTTGTGCGCGTGCTGGGCCACGAGATCAATAACTCGCTGGCTCCGATCAAATCAATTGCCGAAAGCCTGGAAAATCTGCTGGGGCGCGAGCAGCCTCCGCCCGACTGGAAAGAGGACGTCAGAAGCGGCCTGCAGGTGATCAGCGGCCGAGCCGAATCGCTCAGCCGTTTTACCCGCGCCTATGCCACCCTTGCCAAACTGCCCAAGCCCAAATTGCGGCCTGTCGAGGTCGATGCCTGGGTGCGGCGCGTGACGGCGATGGAAACGCGAGTTCCGGTCACCCTGGCCCCGGGCCCCGCGCTTACCGTTCGCGCTGACGCCGACCAGCTCGATCAATTGCTCATCAATCTCGTTCGGAATGCGGCGGAAGCGTCCCTCGACGCAGGGAGTGGAATCGGCGTCGGGTGGAAAAAGAACGGCGCCAGCCTCGAAGTATGGGTCGGAGACGAAGGACCGGGCATAGCCAACCCCGGCAACCTGTTTGTCCCGTTCTTCACCACCAAGCCCGGCGGCGCCGGCATCGGGCTCGTCCTCAGCCGCCAGATTGCGGAAGCGCACGGCGGAACGCTCACGCTCGAGAACCGTCCCGAGGGACGCGGCGCGACTGCCCGGCTGCTTCTTCCTCTCAGTGCGTAGCCCGCCATTTCTCTCCTGAAAGATGCTCTTGACAGAGCTGGCTCCCTGGCAGTAGAGTGCCTACATCCATATGGCGAAAAAGATCCGTTATCAGAACCGGATTGAGCTGCTGCAAGGCACCTTGGACATGCTGATTATGCGGACCCTGCAATGGGGGCCGCAGCACGGTTATGGCATCAGCCGGGCAATCCGCACAGGCTCAGATGACGTGCTCACCGTTGAAACCGGATCGCTTTATCCAGCGCTGCACCGTCTCGAAAAGCAGGGCTGGATTGCGGCCGAATGGAAGCTGAGTGAAAACAGGCAGCGGGCAAAATTTTACCGGCTGACTGCCGCAGGCCGGAAGCATCTGGTGAACGAGCAGTCGCGCTGGGAAGAATTTGTGAAGGCCGTAAGCGGCGTGATGAAACCGGCCGGAGAACAGCCGTGAAGTTTCGCTTGCACTTCAAGCGACGAAGGGAACGCGAACGGGAGCTGGATGAAGAGATACGCGCGCATCTGGCCATGGCCATCCGCGAGAGAATCGAGCAGGGCGAAGACCCCGCCGAAGCCGAGGCAAACGCCCGCCGCGAGTTCGGCAATGTTCTTCTGGTGAAAGAAATCACCCGCGACCAATGGGGCTGGCGCTGGCTCGAAACATTTCTGCAAGATGTTCGCTACGGCCTCCGACAGCTTCGGCGTAACCCTGGATTCACCACAATTGCAGTTCTCACCCTTGCCCTCGGCATCGGCGCCAATACTGCGATTTTCAGCGTCATTGACGCGACATTACTGCGTCCCCTGCCATATTCCGATCCCGCTCGGCTTGTTGATCTTTCAACATTCCATTTGAATGGGAACGCCACGGTCATAGCTCCGGACTTCAAGGTCTGGCAGAAGCAGAGCCAGATTCTCGACGGCATCGGCGCATTCGGCCTCGGCTTGGTGAGCGAATACGGCCCCAGTGTGAACCTGAGCGGTACAGGCGGGCCCGACCGGGTGACGGCGGTGCCGGTGACGGTCGGGTTTTTCCGCATGCTTGGGGTGCGACCCATCCTCGGCCGAGAATTCACCAGTGACGAGGGGCAGGCAGGGCACAACCAGGTTGCGTTACTCGGGGCAGCCGTGTGGAAGCGAGACTTTGGAGGCGCTCGGGGCATCCTGAATACAACAATCCGATTGGACGGTACTCCGTACACGGTCATCGGAGTCATGCCGGCCGGCCTACTCTACCCGCCCGGGGATATCTGGGTCCCGGAAGTGCTGGACAATTCAAATTCGCTTCCCCAGAGCGCCGACTGGCCTATGCTAACCGTTATCGGGCGGCTGAAGTCAGGCGTGGGCCTCACGGAAGCGGAATCGGTTCTCCAAGTCGTTTCAGACCGGCTCAGTCCTGAATTCTCACCCGGCCGAAGGCTGGCGCGTAGGCGTTGGCGCGTTCAGGTGGTCCCGCTCCACCAGTTGCTGGTCGGCGATGCACAGCATCTATTATTGATTCTCCTCGCGGCGGTCGGCTTCGTTCTGCTGATCGCGTGCGCGAATCTTGCCAATTTGCTTCTCGCACGCGCGGCCGCGCGCAAGAAAGAGATGACAATAAGGGCGGCGCTGGGAGCGGGGCGCTTGCGGCTTGTGCGGCAGGCGCTCACTGAAAGCCTTTTGCTGGCCATCCCGGGGGCGTGCGTCGGGCTTGGCGCTGGGCTGTGGGCCGAGAAGAAAGCGTTGACGCCGCTGGTCCCGCCTGAGCTTCCCTCAGCGATTGGCCTCGATTACAGGATTCTGGTTTTCGTGATTCTTATCTCGGCCAGCGCAGTGATCTTCTTCGGCTTGATTCCCTCCCTCATTTCGTCGCGAATCGACCTGAACGAAGCCTTAAAAGAGGGCGGAGAGCAAACCGGTCAGGGGCGTGGCACACAGCGCCTACGCGGTCTCCTGGTCATGGGTGAAACAGCGCTCGCTCTAATCCTGCTGGCGGGCGCTGGCTTACTGGCCCGCAGTTTGCTCCAACTCACCGGGGAAAAGCTTGGGTTTAATCCCGACAAACTCTTAATAGCCGATGCATGGCTTCCGGCAACCCTCATAGACCAGCCACAGCGCCAAGCCAACTTCTTCCAGGAGGTCCTGGAGCGATTGCGTGCTACACCAGGAGTCGAAAGCGCCGCCGCGACGACACACTACCCGGTGAGCATCTTCAACGCGCTGGCAAACGGCGTAGAGGCGACAGGCGGAAGATCGTCTGTCCGCGGCAAGCCGTTCTCGCTCGCTTACATCAGCCCAAGTTATTTCCAAACCATGGAGATTCCGTTGCTCAAGGGCCGGCCCTTCAACGGCCAGGACGCGCCGGGACGCCGCGATGTTGCCATCCTCAGCCAGTCGGCCGCTCAGCGCATCTTTGGCAATCAGGAGGCCGTGGGCAAGGAGATCAGCTTCAGCGGCCCCAAAGCCTCACGGATGACAGTCGTAGGCGTGGTCGCGGACACCAGGAATTACACGCTCGAGCGCCAGCCTTGGCCCGAAATTTTCATGCCTTTTCAGCAACAGCCGTCCCCCTTCATGACATTCGTGGTGCGTACTAAGGGCAAGCCCTTGCAGGTCGCGGCAAGCCTGAAACAGG from Terriglobia bacterium harbors:
- a CDS encoding ATP-binding protein; its protein translation is MGSYAHRGAPLPPNEVGSADSTMANALAGQPGPKARPSNVTRRNHRFGFVQRVLGLALLAAVPALALALALLWTGNFSSQLQWTLTVFIALFWLVVALVLRHQMEMPLRTLSNLISTLREGDYSFRARGSQGDDPLAEVMREANALINILHEQRLGAMEATTLLRKVMEEIDVAVFAFGPRERLELVNRAGERLLAKPAERLRGMTASELRLEHCLKGDPRRIERTLQLSFPGAQDASGRWGISRSSFRQGGLPMELLVITDLRRALREEELQAWQRLVRVLGHEINNSLAPIKSIAESLENLLGREQPPPDWKEDVRSGLQVISGRAESLSRFTRAYATLAKLPKPKLRPVEVDAWVRRVTAMETRVPVTLAPGPALTVRADADQLDQLLINLVRNAAEASLDAGSGIGVGWKKNGASLEVWVGDEGPGIANPGNLFVPFFTTKPGGAGIGLVLSRQIAEAHGGTLTLENRPEGRGATARLLLPLSA
- a CDS encoding PadR family transcriptional regulator — its product is MAKKIRYQNRIELLQGTLDMLIMRTLQWGPQHGYGISRAIRTGSDDVLTVETGSLYPALHRLEKQGWIAAEWKLSENRQRAKFYRLTAAGRKHLVNEQSRWEEFVKAVSGVMKPAGEQP
- a CDS encoding ABC transporter permease produces the protein MKFRLHFKRRRERERELDEEIRAHLAMAIRERIEQGEDPAEAEANARREFGNVLLVKEITRDQWGWRWLETFLQDVRYGLRQLRRNPGFTTIAVLTLALGIGANTAIFSVIDATLLRPLPYSDPARLVDLSTFHLNGNATVIAPDFKVWQKQSQILDGIGAFGLGLVSEYGPSVNLSGTGGPDRVTAVPVTVGFFRMLGVRPILGREFTSDEGQAGHNQVALLGAAVWKRDFGGARGILNTTIRLDGTPYTVIGVMPAGLLYPPGDIWVPEVLDNSNSLPQSADWPMLTVIGRLKSGVGLTEAESVLQVVSDRLSPEFSPGRRLARRRWRVQVVPLHQLLVGDAQHLLLILLAAVGFVLLIACANLANLLLARAAARKKEMTIRAALGAGRLRLVRQALTESLLLAIPGACVGLGAGLWAEKKALTPLVPPELPSAIGLDYRILVFVILISASAVIFFGLIPSLISSRIDLNEALKEGGEQTGQGRGTQRLRGLLVMGETALALILLAGAGLLARSLLQLTGEKLGFNPDKLLIADAWLPATLIDQPQRQANFFQEVLERLRATPGVESAAATTHYPVSIFNALANGVEATGGRSSVRGKPFSLAYISPSYFQTMEIPLLKGRPFNGQDAPGRRDVAILSQSAAQRIFGNQEAVGKEISFSGPKASRMTVVGVVADTRNYTLERQPWPEIFMPFQQQPSPFMTFVVRTKGKPLQVAASLKQAVQDVDQNQPVSNIQTMDDVIGKFVAPRRFKLVLVGIFAILALVLSAVGLYGIVSYSVAERTHEIGVRMALGAQKGDVLQMVIREGLTPALLGVAVGVVGALALTRFLSSLLYGVAPTDPLTFVAVSLILIAVALAACYIPARRATKVDPMVALRYE